Sequence from the Qipengyuania gaetbuli genome:
TGACCCTTGCCGCCTGCGGGCTGGACGGGGCCGAAGAGGCTGACCAGACCGATACCGCCGCTGCCCGGCCTGCCGCGCCAGACCAGGGGTACGAGACCTTTGGCCAGGATAATTACGCCGACGCGATGGCCTCGAACGACGCGGCCTATGACAAGGGCGATGCGATGGCGGCAGATGCCGATGCCCTTCCCGATTCCGAGGAGCGCCCGGTCATGCAGGCCCAAGTCGTGCTCGACCGGATCGGCTTCGGGCCGGGCGTCATCGACGGCAAGATGGGCATGAGCACCGAGAACGCGCTGCTCGGTTTCCAGGAAGCGAACGGTCTCGACACCACGGGCAACCTCGACGAGCCGACCAAGGCCGCGCTGGCGGAGTGGGAGCAGATACCCGCAACCCGCGTCGTCACCATCCCGGCAAGCTGGGGCAAGCCCGACTATCGCTCGATTCCAGAGGATCCGGCCGAGCAGGCGGAGATGGAGAGGCTGGGTTACCGCTCGCTCGACGAGCGGCTGGCCGAACGTTTTCACACCACGGTCGCAGTGCTGAAGGAACTCAATCCCGGCGGCCAGCCTGCCGGTGCGGCGCAGGGCAAGGGACCCAATCCGCAGCCCACGCCGACCCCCGACATTGGGCGGCCCGATGGCGAAGAGCCGAGCTATTTCCAGGTCGGCCAGCAGATCCGCGTTCCCAATATCGGCGCGGATGCCATCAAGCCCGGCTCGATCGACGACAGCAACTGGCAGCGCACGCTCGCCTCGCTCGGCGTCGGCAGCGAGCAGACCGAGGTCGATCGCATCGTCGTCAGCAAGGCCGGCAGCACGCTGCGCGCCTACCAGGGCGACAAGCTGGTGGCGCTGTTTACCGTGTCGTCCGGCTCGAGCGAATTTCCCCTGCCGCTGGGCGAATGGAAAATCCTCGGCGAGGCTTACAACCCGCCCTATTCCTATGACCCCGAAGTGCTCGGAAAGGGTTCGGGCGAGACCTTCAAGCTGCCTGCAGGGCCCAACAGCCCGGTCGGTGTCGTGTGGATCGACCTCAGCAAGGAGCATTACGGCATCCACGGCACGCCTGAGCCCGATACCATCGGCCGCGCGCAGAGCAGCGGCTGCGTGCGCCTGACCAATTGGGATGCCGCGCGGCTCGCGCAGATGGTCTCGCAATCGACGCAGGTGATATTCGAGGCCAGATGGGCTAGGGTGGCCCCATGAACTTCGTCGATCGCATCCTCACCATCGTCATCACCGCCACGATTACCAGTGCGATCTGGATCGTGGCGGGCGGCACGCTAATCGAGAATGCGAGCAGCGAAAGCCAGCGCAAGAATACGCGGCCGGCAGAAGCTGCGCCCAGTCCCGTCGCGGTCCCGACCGGCGGCGAGACGGACGCCTCTGCCGCTTCGCTCGACAGGGCCGGGCCGACTGCTCCGGCCGACAGCGACGGGCGGCAATTGCTCATTCCGGTCAAGAACATCCGCCCCTCCGACCTCACCGACACCTTCAGCGATTCGCGTAGCGAGGGTGTGCGCCTGCACGAGGCGATCGACATCATGGCACCGCGCGGCACCAGCGTGGTGGCGGCAGGGCCGGGGACGGTGGAGAAGCTGTTCCGCTCCGACGCGGGCGGCAACACGATCTATGTGCGCTCGCCCGATGGCGAGACAATCCATTACTACGCCCATCTCGACCGCTATGCCGAAGGGCTGAAGGAAGGCCAGCGCGTGCGCCGCGGCCAGCGGCTGGGCACGGTCGGGTCGAGCGGGAATGCCTCGGACGAGGCTCCGCACCTGCATTTCGCGATCTTGCAGACGACGCAGGATGCCGAGTGGTGGGAGCCCGCAAATGCGGTCAATCCGTTCCCGCTCCTGACGGCGGGACGCTAGCTCAGTCTTGCAGCGGCCCTGCGCGGTGGCAGCGCAGGCGGCCGAGCTTGTCGTCCTTGCCCAGTTCCTGCAGCAGCCCGGACGACAGCAGCATCATCCGATGCCCCTTCATCGGGCCGCGGGTGAAGGTCACGCGATTGCCTTCGAGCAGGTAGGTGCCCTGTCCCTTGTCGGTGCGGTAGCTGGATGCCCCGGTGATGGCGAAATTATGCGCGTCCATCTCGCGCCAGGCGGGTCCTGTCGCGCTGCCGGGCAGGGCGCAGACATATTCGCCCTGTTCGAGCAGGCCGAGCCGGCCCTGCGCCTGCACCATCGGTGCGGCGGTGGCGGCAAGCGCGGCGGCGAGGCCAGTGGCAATGAGGCGTTTCATGGTGATGCCCTCCACATCCCGATATAGGGGGTGCCACATGAATTTTCCATTGCTTGCCCGATTGGCCCGCCTCGGGTAAGGCGCGCGGCGCACGTCCGCCCGGCACGAATCCCTGCCGGTCGGAGCTCTTTCACATCGAAGGCAGGTTTCCCATGAAGATCAGCGGCGTGGACATCCGTCCGGGCAACATCATCGAGTACGAAGGCGGCATCTGGAAGGTCGCCAAGATCCAGCACACCCAGCCCGGCAAGGGCGGCGCCTACATGCAGGTCGAGATGAAGAACCTGCAGGACGGCCGCAAGACCAACGTCCGCTTCCGCAGCGCCGACACGGTCGAGAAGGTGCGCCTCGATACGAAGGACTACCAGTTCCTCTATGAAGACGGCGACATGCTCGTGTTCATGGACCAGGAAACCTACGAGCAGATCAACCTGCCTTCCGACCTCCTCGGCGATGCCCGCCCGTTCCTGCAGGACGGCATGCAGGTGATGCTCGAACTGTGGGACGAAAAGCCCATCAGCGTCGAACTGCCGCAGCAGGTCGAAGCCACCATCGTCGAAGCCGACGCCGTGGTGAAGGGCCAGACCGCCTCGTCCAGCTACAAGCCTGCCGTGCTCGACAACGGCGTGCGCATCATGGTGCCGCCGCACATCGAGAGCGGCACGCGCATCGTGGTCGACGTTTACGAGCAGAGCTACGTCGGCAAGGCCAACTGAGGCACTGTGTCCATGGGCAAGTCCATCGCCAGCCGGTTCGATCACGTCGACATCGCCAGCAGCACGCTGCGGGCGGTGATCATCAACGATGACGAACTGACGCTGGAAATGGATTTCTGCCTCGAGCCCGGACACTCCGATTATGAGGAACCGGGCGCAGGGGAGGATGGCTGCTTCCACCCCGGAATGCTGCGCTTCGCGGGCATTTCCAAGCTCAGCCTCGACCGCCGCGATATCGGCGACGAAGGCAAGCGCCGCTTCGCGATCGACACTTTCAACATCGAGGGCACGAAGTTCGACATGGCCTGCGAGTGGGGCGACATCCACCTGCAGGCGCGTTCGATCCGCGTCCTCACCGAGTAAGAGATACCAATGGCCGCAATTTCCGGACTGATCCGCGTAATGGAGAAAGCCGCGCGCAAGGCGGGTGCCCGCCTGCGCCGCGATTTCGGCGAGATCGAACACCTGCAGGTGAGCCGCAAGGGCCCTGCCGACTTCGTGTCCAAGGCGGACATGCGTGCCGAACGCGCGATCTACGACGAGCTGCTCCTGGCGCGCCCCGACTGGGGTTTCGTCATGGAAGAAGCCGGCGTGATCGATGGCAAGGACGGCATGCCTCGCTGGATCGTCGACCCGCTCGACGGCACCAGCAACTTCCTCCACGGCATCCCGCATTTCGCGATCAGCATCGCGGTGCAGGAACGCAAGCTCGGCAGCGACGAATGGGGCGAAGTGACCGCGGGCGTGGTCTACAACCCCGTCACCGACGAGACGTTCTGGGCCGAAAAGAGCCGCGGCGCATGGCTGCATGATGGCCGCCTGCGCGTGTCCTCGCGCCGCAACCCGTCCGAAGCGCTGATCGCCACCGGCATTCCCTTCCAGGGCCATGGCGACTTCGCCGAATGGTCGAAGATTTTCAGCGCGGTCGGCCCCAATGTCGCAGGCATCCGCCGCTTCGGCGCCGCCTCGCTCGACCTCGCATGGCTCGCAGCCGGCCGGTTCGACGGCTATTGGGAAAGCGGCCTCAACGACTGGGATACGGCGGCAGGCTGCCTGATCGTGCGCGAAGCCGGCGGCTTCGTGTCCGATTTCCGCGGCCGCTCGGAACAGATCCATTCGAAGCAGGTGCTAGCTGCCAACGACCAGCTGCACTCGAAGCTGCACAAACTGGTGGCGCAGGCCCTCAAGGCTTGATGCACCCGCAGAGCGCGGCTAACTCCCGCGCTCCTGCACAGGCCCCTGTGGCGGAATTGGTAGACGCGCTCGACTCAAAATCGAGTTTCTTTGAAGTGCCGGTTCGAGTCCGGCCAGGGGTACCAGCCTTCCATTCGCTGTAACTTTCGTGGCAGACCCCGCGAACGGCATGGTTTCATCCCGTGCCGGCACAAGGGGGACAGTCCATGAGCGAACAGGCATCCATTCGCGCAGTCGCTATCGCACTGCTGGCGACCGTGGCGTCGCAGATTTTCTATATCACCGTCGTTTCGGGTTCCGAAAACGAGATGCTGCGCCCGCTGACGTGGTTTGCGGAACTCATCGCCTTCCTCGTGCTGGCTACCGTGTCGTTCGCACTCGGAATGCGGCGGCCGGACAATGCGGTCCTGTGGACGCTGGTCGGCATTTCCGGCCTGCTCAACCTGCTGCAGGTCGCGATGGGCCTGTCGATGTTCGCGCCCGCGATGAAAGTGTCGGAAAGCCTGCCCGAACTGTTCGATGCGGTGCTGGCAGGCGCGTTCTTCCTCTACTTCCTCGCCAAGTTCACGCTCGGCGCGGCGGCCGTGATGCTGGGACTGTCGCTGTTCGGGAAGGGCGGGGCGGTGACCAAGGCAGTCGGCGCAATCTGCGCGCTTTCGGGCCTTGCCGCATTGGGGCTCAACCTCGTTGCCATGGCCAGCCGGGCCGACTGGACATTCCTTGCAGGCGGCGCCGGTACGCTGGTCGCAGCTGCCTTTGCCGCAGCCCTGCTGGTCAAGGGACGGGGCGCCCCCGCGACCCACCCAAGCTGAGACGAATTGCAACTGGGGGACGAAAGCCCTTGAATTCGCGCCCCAGCGATGGAATTCACCCAGGCGGATGATCGGAATTCCGTCCTATCACGCGATAGCCGCCATGGTCGTGACCGTCGCCATGTTCGTCGCCTTTGCCCGCGGCCGCATGTCAGTGGAGATCGTCTCCCTGCTGACAATCGCAGTCATCGCGGTCGGCCTCTATTTCTTCCCGCTCGACGGCAACGACCCGACCGACGGGCTGCAGCTCGCCTTCTCCGGCTTCGGCCATTACGCGCTGATCACCATCTGCGCGCTGATGGTCATGGGGCGGGGACTGGTGGTGACCGGCGCGCTGGAACCGGCTGCCCGCTTCCTGGAGAGAATGTTCAAGTTCAACCTCCAGCTGGGTCTGCTGTTCTCGCTGGTGGTCTGTTTCGTCCTGTCGATGTTCATCAACAACACGCCCGTCCTCGTGTTGCTGATCCCGATCTTCGTGGCGCTTGCCGAACGCGGCCTGCTGCCTGCTTCCAAGACGCTGATCCCGATGAATGCCGCATCGCTGCTGGGCGGGTTGGCGACCACTATCGGCACCT
This genomic interval carries:
- a CDS encoding L,D-transpeptidase family protein; its protein translation is MRHFLLLAASCVTLAACGLDGAEEADQTDTAAARPAAPDQGYETFGQDNYADAMASNDAAYDKGDAMAADADALPDSEERPVMQAQVVLDRIGFGPGVIDGKMGMSTENALLGFQEANGLDTTGNLDEPTKAALAEWEQIPATRVVTIPASWGKPDYRSIPEDPAEQAEMERLGYRSLDERLAERFHTTVAVLKELNPGGQPAGAAQGKGPNPQPTPTPDIGRPDGEEPSYFQVGQQIRVPNIGADAIKPGSIDDSNWQRTLASLGVGSEQTEVDRIVVSKAGSTLRAYQGDKLVALFTVSSGSSEFPLPLGEWKILGEAYNPPYSYDPEVLGKGSGETFKLPAGPNSPVGVVWIDLSKEHYGIHGTPEPDTIGRAQSSGCVRLTNWDAARLAQMVSQSTQVIFEARWARVAP
- a CDS encoding M23 family metallopeptidase, which produces MNFVDRILTIVITATITSAIWIVAGGTLIENASSESQRKNTRPAEAAPSPVAVPTGGETDASAASLDRAGPTAPADSDGRQLLIPVKNIRPSDLTDTFSDSRSEGVRLHEAIDIMAPRGTSVVAAGPGTVEKLFRSDAGGNTIYVRSPDGETIHYYAHLDRYAEGLKEGQRVRRGQRLGTVGSSGNASDEAPHLHFAILQTTQDAEWWEPANAVNPFPLLTAGR
- a CDS encoding elongation factor P produces the protein MKRLIATGLAAALAATAAPMVQAQGRLGLLEQGEYVCALPGSATGPAWREMDAHNFAITGASSYRTDKGQGTYLLEGNRVTFTRGPMKGHRMMLLSSGLLQELGKDDKLGRLRCHRAGPLQD
- the efp gene encoding elongation factor P; translated protein: MKISGVDIRPGNIIEYEGGIWKVAKIQHTQPGKGGAYMQVEMKNLQDGRKTNVRFRSADTVEKVRLDTKDYQFLYEDGDMLVFMDQETYEQINLPSDLLGDARPFLQDGMQVMLELWDEKPISVELPQQVEATIVEADAVVKGQTASSSYKPAVLDNGVRIMVPPHIESGTRIVVDVYEQSYVGKAN
- a CDS encoding inositol monophosphatase family protein, producing the protein MAAISGLIRVMEKAARKAGARLRRDFGEIEHLQVSRKGPADFVSKADMRAERAIYDELLLARPDWGFVMEEAGVIDGKDGMPRWIVDPLDGTSNFLHGIPHFAISIAVQERKLGSDEWGEVTAGVVYNPVTDETFWAEKSRGAWLHDGRLRVSSRRNPSEALIATGIPFQGHGDFAEWSKIFSAVGPNVAGIRRFGAASLDLAWLAAGRFDGYWESGLNDWDTAAGCLIVREAGGFVSDFRGRSEQIHSKQVLAANDQLHSKLHKLVAQALKA